Proteins from one Candidatus Sulfotelmatobacter sp. genomic window:
- the aroB gene encoding 3-dehydroquinate synthase — protein sequence MPANVWLCGPPGAGKSSVAPLLAALRGLDAVDIDRLVENEDGRRIVEIVDQEGEPAFRARERAAIARVAMRGGTVVALGGGALEDEENRLAIASSGLLVFLDASLETCSLRTSREAGQRPLLREQGALARLHAGRRARYLEADLRVRVDGISPAGAADAIDRALREERDVRVAAAKPYDVAIARDLLDKLPRRAHPEPGGRVLIVVDRQVRDLAARVRTAYADAGVAADVIEVDADESLKSLDAVAHLWDTFAAHRLDRRGIVVGIGGGTIGDAVGFAAATFQRGVPFVAVPTTLLSAVDAAIGGKTAINLSTGKNLVGTVTQPALVAIVPQVLRRLPRRDVVSGYGEMLKYGLALDAVLYRALREGEAALLDDPASAIDAIARCVELKAEIVALDEEDRTGVRAILNFGHTVGHALEKVAGYGTLRHGEAVIVGMRAALALSVARGYLDDAARTEPDAHLATLPIPDDWRALDPSAVVAATAGDKKRHAQGTQFVLLDAIGSSRLDDGVTPDDVRAALAGIGLG from the coding sequence CGTCGAGATCGTCGACCAGGAGGGCGAACCCGCGTTTCGCGCCCGCGAGCGCGCGGCCATCGCACGCGTCGCGATGCGCGGCGGCACCGTCGTCGCGCTCGGCGGCGGCGCGCTCGAGGACGAGGAGAACCGGCTCGCGATCGCGTCCAGCGGGTTGTTGGTCTTCCTGGACGCGTCGCTGGAGACGTGCAGCTTGCGCACCTCGCGCGAGGCCGGCCAGCGGCCGCTGCTGCGCGAGCAAGGCGCGCTGGCGCGCCTGCACGCCGGCCGGCGCGCACGCTATCTCGAAGCCGACCTGCGCGTGCGCGTCGACGGCATCTCGCCGGCCGGCGCGGCCGACGCCATCGACCGCGCGCTGCGCGAGGAGCGCGACGTGCGCGTTGCCGCCGCGAAGCCGTACGACGTCGCGATCGCACGCGATCTGCTCGACAAGCTGCCGCGCCGCGCGCATCCCGAGCCGGGCGGCCGGGTGCTGATCGTCGTCGACCGCCAGGTGCGCGACCTCGCCGCGCGCGTGCGCACCGCCTACGCCGACGCCGGCGTCGCCGCCGACGTCATCGAGGTCGACGCCGACGAGTCGCTCAAGTCGCTCGACGCGGTCGCGCACCTGTGGGACACGTTCGCCGCGCACCGGCTCGACCGCCGCGGCATCGTGGTCGGGATCGGCGGCGGGACGATCGGCGACGCGGTCGGCTTCGCCGCCGCGACGTTCCAGCGCGGCGTCCCGTTCGTCGCCGTCCCGACCACGCTGCTCAGCGCGGTCGACGCCGCGATCGGTGGCAAGACCGCGATCAACCTGAGCACCGGCAAGAACCTGGTCGGCACGGTGACCCAGCCGGCGCTGGTCGCGATCGTGCCGCAAGTCTTGCGGCGGTTGCCGCGGCGCGACGTCGTCTCGGGCTACGGCGAGATGCTCAAGTACGGTCTGGCGCTCGACGCCGTCCTCTACCGCGCGCTGCGCGAGGGCGAGGCCGCGCTGCTCGACGATCCGGCCAGCGCGATCGACGCCATCGCGCGCTGCGTCGAGCTGAAAGCCGAGATCGTCGCGCTCGACGAGGAGGATCGCACCGGCGTGCGCGCGATCCTCAACTTCGGCCACACCGTCGGCCACGCGCTCGAAAAGGTCGCCGGCTACGGCACGCTGCGCCACGGCGAGGCGGTGATCGTCGGGATGCGCGCCGCGCTGGCGCTCTCGGTCGCGCGCGGCTACCTCGACGACGCGGCACGCACCGAGCCCGACGCCCACTTGGCGACGCTGCCGATCCCCGACGATTGGCGCGCGCTCGATCCGAGCGCGGTCGTCGCCGCGACCGCCGGCGACAAGAAGCGCCACGCGCAGGGCACGCAGTTCGTCCTGCTCGACGCCATCGGCAGCTCGCGGCTGGACGACGGGGTCACCCCCGACGACGTGCGCGCCGCGCTGGCCGG